One Staphylococcus simiae genomic region harbors:
- a CDS encoding citrate synthase produces MAELQRGLEGVIAAETKISSIIDSQLTYAGYDIDDLAEHAQFEEVIFLLWNYRLPNEEELTHLKEKLNYYMTLNPRVYTHFEEYVTDQVHPMTALRTSLSYIAHFDPDAEDESDENRYERAMRIQAKVASLVTAFARVRQDKDPIKPDENLSYAANFLYMLRGEKPNDIEVEAFNKALILHADHELNASAFTARCAVSSLSDMYSGIVAAVGSLKGPLHGGANEQVMSMLNDIGSIDNVDGYLDDKFANKEKIMGFGHRVYKDGDPRAKYLREMSRKITKDAGQEHLFDMSMKIEERIADEKGLIPNVDFYSASVYHSMEIPHDLFTPIFAVSRTAGWIAHILEQYRDNRIMRPRAKYIGETDRKYIPLEERK; encoded by the coding sequence ATGGCAGAATTACAAAGAGGTTTAGAAGGGGTTATTGCAGCAGAAACTAAAATAAGCTCTATTATCGATAGTCAATTGACTTATGCGGGCTATGATATCGATGATTTAGCAGAGCATGCACAATTTGAAGAAGTCATTTTCTTACTTTGGAATTATAGATTACCAAATGAAGAAGAATTGACTCATTTAAAAGAAAAATTAAATTATTATATGACATTAAATCCTCGTGTTTATACACATTTTGAAGAGTATGTAACTGACCAAGTTCATCCAATGACTGCATTGCGTACATCACTTTCTTATATTGCACATTTTGATCCAGATGCAGAGGATGAATCTGATGAAAATCGTTATGAAAGAGCTATGCGTATCCAAGCTAAAGTAGCTTCATTAGTAACAGCTTTTGCTAGAGTGAGACAAGATAAAGATCCAATTAAACCAGATGAAAACTTAAGTTATGCAGCAAACTTCTTATACATGTTACGTGGTGAAAAACCAAATGACATTGAAGTTGAAGCGTTTAACAAGGCGCTCATTTTACATGCAGATCATGAATTAAATGCATCAGCATTTACAGCTCGTTGTGCTGTTTCATCATTATCAGATATGTATTCTGGTATTGTAGCCGCTGTCGGTTCTTTAAAAGGTCCATTACACGGCGGTGCTAACGAACAAGTTATGTCAATGTTAAATGACATTGGTTCAATTGATAATGTAGATGGATATTTAGATGACAAATTTGCGAATAAAGAAAAAATTATGGGCTTTGGTCACAGAGTATATAAAGATGGAGATCCAAGAGCTAAATATTTACGTGAAATGAGTCGTAAAATTACAAAAGATGCTGGTCAAGAACATTTGTTTGATATGTCTATGAAAATTGAAGAGCGTATTGCTGATGAAAAAGGCTTAATTCCAAATGTTGATTTCTATAGTGCTAGTGTTTATCATAGTATGGAAATTCCACATGATCTATTCACACCGATTTTTGCAGTAAGTCGTACTGCAGGATGGATTGCACATATATTAGAACAATATAGAGATAATAGAATTATGAGACCAAGAGCAAAATATATCGGTGAAACGGACCGTAAATATATTCCATTAGAAGAAAGAAAATAA
- the pnpS gene encoding two-component system histidine kinase PnpS, translated as MMKFHHRLMLLISTILIISFITLGLILQFSIGSLINHKQQQSLTQDAQTYIYLSQQHKDHQLEKIAKQQHIDIRIIKNNKDIFKTQAINFNSSNDTNYIHNGKTYTFMKEIDKYQVIIKGVNYDISDMQKHLWLYLTIICLVVLICLYFVSQSFKHTFIKPIQEVTYATQLLADGHYHIRVPESNVIETKELFITTNNLARQLQKLNNEQKIQSNRLKTTIENIPSSVLMIDRNGRVVVANRAYYEQFNINHHIEHERYSNYLHHDIEELILECFKVEKAIYEQLEIPLNNVHSKYFDISCVPILTKSKKSLQGILLVMHDISNLKRLENLRREFVANVSHELKTPITSIKGFTETLIDGAKNDSESLDMFLNIILKESNRIESLISDLLDLSYIEQQDKLEMDYMNLSELTFRIIDNLQTQAMNKHIEIVTAITEDVIIQAQESKIAQVITNLLNNAINYSYDNGKVNVKVYRNQTTAVLEIQDFGIGINEEDIQHIFERFYRVDKARSRDSGGTGLGLSITKHIVESHHASIEVQSEIGKGSIFKVIFNDYIS; from the coding sequence ATGATGAAATTTCATCATCGCCTAATGTTGCTAATTAGTACGATATTAATAATTAGCTTTATAACATTAGGTTTAATTCTGCAATTTTCCATAGGTAGTTTAATTAATCATAAACAACAGCAATCATTAACCCAAGATGCTCAAACGTATATCTATTTGTCACAACAACATAAAGACCATCAACTAGAAAAAATTGCAAAACAGCAGCATATCGATATTCGAATTATTAAAAATAATAAAGATATTTTTAAAACGCAGGCGATTAACTTTAATTCCTCTAACGATACCAATTACATACATAATGGTAAAACGTATACATTTATGAAAGAAATTGATAAATATCAAGTCATCATAAAAGGTGTCAACTATGATATTAGTGATATGCAAAAGCATTTATGGCTATATTTAACAATTATTTGCCTCGTAGTATTAATTTGTTTGTATTTTGTTAGTCAAAGTTTTAAACATACATTTATTAAGCCGATTCAAGAAGTGACATATGCAACACAATTATTAGCAGATGGACATTATCATATTCGTGTTCCTGAAAGTAATGTCATTGAAACAAAAGAGTTATTTATTACGACGAATAATTTAGCAAGACAATTACAAAAATTAAATAACGAACAAAAAATTCAATCTAACCGATTAAAAACGACCATAGAAAATATTCCAAGTTCAGTATTGATGATTGATCGTAATGGTAGAGTGGTTGTAGCAAATCGTGCATACTATGAACAATTCAATATTAATCATCATATAGAACATGAACGGTACAGTAATTATTTACATCATGATATCGAAGAATTAATACTAGAATGTTTTAAAGTTGAAAAAGCTATTTATGAACAACTTGAAATACCGTTAAATAATGTTCATTCTAAATATTTCGATATATCTTGTGTACCTATCTTAACTAAATCTAAGAAAAGTTTACAAGGTATATTATTAGTTATGCATGATATTAGTAATTTAAAGCGTTTAGAAAATTTACGTAGAGAGTTTGTTGCCAATGTATCACATGAACTTAAGACACCGATAACATCGATAAAAGGATTTACAGAAACGTTAATTGATGGTGCAAAAAATGACAGTGAGTCACTTGATATGTTTTTAAATATTATTTTGAAAGAATCTAACCGCATTGAATCTTTAATATCTGATTTACTAGATTTGTCATATATTGAACAGCAAGATAAGTTAGAAATGGATTATATGAATCTCTCAGAACTTACATTTAGAATAATTGATAATTTACAGACGCAAGCAATGAATAAACATATTGAAATAGTTACAGCAATAACAGAAGATGTTATTATTCAAGCGCAAGAAAGTAAAATAGCACAAGTTATTACTAATTTATTAAACAATGCGATTAATTATTCATATGATAACGGAAAAGTTAACGTTAAAGTTTATCGAAATCAAACAACAGCAGTGTTAGAAATACAAGATTTTGGTATAGGTATTAACGAAGAAGATATACAGCATATATTTGAACGATTTTATAGAGTAGACAAAGCAAGAAGTAGAGATTCAGGTGGTACTGGTTTAGGTTTGTCTATTACTAAGCATATTGTTGAATCTCATCATGCTAGTATTGAGGTACAAAGTGAAATTGGTAAAGGATCAATTTTTAAAGTTATCTTTAACGATTACATTAGTTAA
- a CDS encoding response regulator transcription factor, whose protein sequence is MSQKVLVVDDEQSIVTLLKYNLETAGYEVAVAFDGDEAMAMVDSEQPDLIVLDVMLPKKDGIEVCKLIRSNKNLVPILMLTAKNDEFDRVLGLELGADDYMTKPFSPREVVARVKAILRRSQITKSVEDIEEDIQIGAIRIRPEYFEVYKNNELLELTPKEFELLLYLIERQGRVITREHMLNTVWNYEFAGDSRIVDVHISHLRDKLEENPKKPQLIKTVRGLGYKLERPKEQ, encoded by the coding sequence ATGTCGCAAAAAGTGCTGGTAGTAGATGATGAACAATCTATTGTTACATTGCTTAAATATAATTTAGAAACAGCTGGTTATGAAGTTGCAGTCGCATTCGATGGTGATGAGGCAATGGCAATGGTTGACAGTGAGCAACCTGACTTAATTGTTTTAGATGTAATGTTACCTAAGAAAGACGGCATTGAAGTTTGTAAATTAATTCGTTCAAATAAAAATTTAGTTCCAATCTTAATGCTTACTGCCAAAAATGATGAATTTGATCGAGTTCTTGGGTTAGAGCTTGGTGCTGATGACTATATGACTAAGCCTTTTTCACCTAGAGAAGTGGTAGCAAGAGTTAAAGCCATCCTTAGAAGATCTCAAATTACTAAAAGTGTTGAAGACATTGAAGAGGACATTCAAATAGGCGCTATAAGAATTAGACCCGAATATTTTGAAGTCTATAAAAATAATGAATTACTTGAATTAACACCGAAAGAGTTCGAATTGTTACTTTATTTAATAGAAAGGCAAGGACGTGTTATTACAAGAGAGCATATGTTGAATACTGTATGGAATTATGAATTTGCAGGAGATTCTAGAATTGTTGACGTTCACATTAGTCATTTAAGAGATAAATTAGAAGAAAATCCTAAGAAACCACAATTGATTAAAACAGTTCGTGGACTTGGTTATAAACTCGAAAGACCAAAAGAACAATGA
- the icd gene encoding NADP-dependent isocitrate dehydrogenase, producing the protein MTAEKITQGTNGLNVPNEPIIPFIIGDGIGPDIWHAASRVIDAAVDKAYNGDKRIEWKEVLAGQKAFDTTGEWLPQETLDTIKDYLIAVKGPLTTPIGGGIRSLNVALRQELDLFTCLRPVRWFQGVPSPVKRPQDVDMVIFRENTEDIYAGIEFKEGTDEVKKVIDFLQNDMGAKNIRFPETSGIGIKPVSKEGTERLVRAAIQYALDNDRKSVTLVHKGNIMKFTEGSFKQWGYDLAHNEFGDQVFTWQQYDEIVEKEGKDAADAAQDKAEKEGKIIIKDSIADIFLQQILTRPAEHDVVATMNLNGDYISDALAAQVGGIGIAPGANINYETGHAIFEATHGTAPKYAGLNKVNPSSVILSSVLMLEHLGWQEAADKITDAIEDTIASKVVTYDFARLMDGATEVSTSEFADELIKNLK; encoded by the coding sequence ATGACTGCAGAAAAAATTACTCAAGGAACAAACGGATTAAATGTACCAAATGAACCTATCATTCCATTTATTATTGGTGATGGTATCGGACCAGATATTTGGCATGCAGCAAGTCGTGTTATCGATGCAGCTGTTGATAAAGCATACAATGGTGACAAACGTATTGAATGGAAAGAAGTTTTAGCTGGTCAAAAAGCGTTTGATACTACTGGTGAATGGTTACCACAAGAAACATTAGACACGATTAAAGACTATTTAATTGCTGTAAAAGGACCATTAACTACGCCTATCGGTGGAGGAATTCGTTCATTAAATGTTGCTTTACGTCAAGAATTAGATTTATTCACTTGTTTACGTCCAGTTCGCTGGTTCCAAGGTGTACCTTCTCCAGTTAAACGTCCACAAGATGTAGATATGGTTATCTTCCGTGAAAATACTGAAGATATTTATGCTGGTATCGAATTTAAAGAAGGTACTGACGAAGTTAAGAAAGTTATCGACTTTTTACAAAATGATATGGGTGCTAAAAATATTCGTTTCCCTGAAACTTCTGGCATTGGTATCAAGCCTGTATCTAAAGAAGGTACTGAACGTCTAGTTAGAGCAGCCATTCAATACGCTTTAGATAATGACCGTAAATCAGTTACATTAGTACACAAAGGTAACATTATGAAATTTACTGAAGGTTCATTTAAACAATGGGGTTATGATTTAGCACATAACGAATTTGGCGACCAAGTATTTACTTGGCAACAATATGATGAAATTGTTGAAAAAGAAGGTAAAGATGCTGCTGATGCTGCACAAGATAAAGCTGAAAAAGAAGGTAAAATTATTATTAAAGATTCTATCGCTGATATCTTCTTACAACAAATCCTAACACGTCCTGCTGAACATGATGTAGTTGCAACTATGAACTTAAATGGTGACTATATTTCAGATGCCCTAGCTGCACAAGTAGGCGGCATCGGTATTGCACCAGGTGCCAATATTAACTATGAAACTGGTCATGCAATTTTCGAAGCAACTCATGGTACTGCGCCTAAATATGCTGGATTAAATAAAGTAAATCCTTCATCAGTTATCTTAAGTTCAGTATTAATGCTTGAACATTTAGGATGGCAAGAAGCTGCAGATAAAATTACTGATGCTATTGAAGATACTATTGCTTCTAAAGTTGTAACTTATGACTTTGCACGTTTAATGGATGGAGCAACTGAAGTATCAACATCAGAATTTGCAGATGAACTAATCAAAAACTTAAAATAA